The Gammaproteobacteria bacterium genome window below encodes:
- a CDS encoding cell division protein ZapA, producing MSAETTPVNVTILDKEYLVTCDDSERESLHAAVEYLNAKMRELRQSGKVIGTERIAVMTALNIAHDYLECKDRREDYTVKVDSSIRRLQSKIDDALTKGKQFEI from the coding sequence ATGAGTGCAGAAACGACCCCCGTCAACGTCACTATTTTAGACAAGGAATATCTGGTAACGTGCGATGACAGTGAGCGAGAGTCTCTTCATGCTGCCGTTGAGTATTTGAACGCAAAGATGAGAGAGCTGCGGCAGAGCGGCAAAGTAATCGGAACTGAGCGAATTGCCGTTATGACAGCACTCAACATTGCGCATGATTACCTAGAATGCAAAGACCGACGCGAGGACTATACTGTAAAAGTAGACTCGAGTATCCGCCGCTTGCAAAGTAAGATTGACGACGCCCTGACCAAGGGCAAGCAATTCGAAATTTAG
- the pepP gene encoding Xaa-Pro aminopeptidase, with protein sequence MDRKEFARRRKRLMDMMNEGSMAIFPTAPVVVRNRDVEYPFRPDSDFFYLTGFPEPDAVAVLVPDRPQGEYVLFCRERDPKMETWHGRRAGLEGACEIYGADDAFPVDDLDDIVPGLLEDRDRVFYTMGFHPAFDQRVVGWVNQVRSRGRAGVNAPGEFISLGHLLHEMRLYKSRHEIKAMRQAAKISAAAHIRAMKVCRPGLKEYQIEAELLHEFMQRGARVPAYPPIVGGGANSCILHYVQNSDVLNDGDVLLIDAGAEYDGYASDVTRTFPINGRFTKEQKAVYEVVLEAQHEAIKKVKPGNHWNEPHEAAVRVLTGGLIDLGILKGRVKTLIKQQAYGKTFMHRTGHWLGMDVHDVGDYKVDGEWRMLEPGMLMTIEPGLYFPAGSKGIRKKWWNIGVRIEDDVLVTRDGHEVLSNDAPTDPDDIETLMANGHAA encoded by the coding sequence ATGGATCGAAAAGAATTTGCCCGCCGACGTAAACGGCTAATGGATATGATGAACGAGGGGAGTATGGCCATATTCCCTACTGCGCCGGTGGTAGTGCGGAATCGCGATGTGGAGTATCCCTTTAGGCCCGACAGCGATTTTTTTTACCTTACGGGTTTCCCGGAACCTGATGCCGTCGCGGTGCTCGTCCCCGACCGTCCCCAGGGGGAGTATGTGCTCTTCTGCCGGGAGCGGGATCCGAAGATGGAAACGTGGCACGGTCGCCGTGCGGGCCTTGAAGGTGCTTGTGAGATCTACGGAGCCGACGACGCCTTCCCGGTAGATGATTTGGATGACATTGTCCCTGGGCTTCTGGAGGATCGTGACCGCGTATTCTACACCATGGGGTTCCACCCGGCATTCGATCAACGGGTGGTGGGCTGGGTCAACCAGGTCCGTAGTCGTGGCCGGGCGGGCGTCAACGCGCCAGGTGAGTTTATTTCCCTTGGGCATCTGCTTCATGAGATGCGCCTATACAAGAGTCGGCATGAAATTAAGGCGATGCGCCAGGCAGCCAAAATCTCCGCTGCGGCTCACATTCGCGCCATGAAGGTTTGTCGGCCAGGTCTTAAGGAGTATCAAATCGAAGCGGAATTACTGCACGAATTCATGCAGAGGGGGGCGCGTGTTCCGGCATATCCCCCAATCGTGGGAGGGGGTGCCAATAGTTGCATTCTGCACTACGTTCAAAATTCGGATGTACTCAATGATGGAGATGTATTACTTATCGATGCGGGCGCGGAGTACGACGGGTACGCAAGCGACGTCACCCGGACATTTCCTATCAACGGGCGTTTCACAAAGGAGCAAAAGGCAGTTTATGAAGTAGTCCTCGAAGCGCAGCATGAGGCGATCAAAAAAGTAAAGCCGGGTAACCATTGGAACGAACCTCACGAGGCTGCGGTACGCGTTTTGACCGGGGGTTTGATTGACCTTGGTATCCTCAAGGGCCGGGTAAAGACGCTTATTAAGCAGCAGGCTTATGGAAAGACGTTCATGCACCGAACTGGACACTGGCTGGGCATGGATGTCCACGATGTGGGTGACTACAAGGTAGACGGCGAGTGGCGCATGCTGGAGCCGGGTATGCTCATGACAATAGAGCCAGGGCTGTACTTCCCAGCCGGTAGCAAGGGTATACGCAAAAAGTGGTGGAACATTGGGGTGCGCATCGAGGACGATGTGTTGGTGACCCGTGATGGTCATGAGGTGCTCAGCAATGACGCTCCTACGGACCCGGACGATATTGAGACGTTAATGGCGAACGGCCATGCCGCGTGA
- a CDS encoding TIGR02449 family protein: MGEQDTDKLDLVALEARVDDLIRTVEQLKTENTALRGQQTSLVTERAALIEKTEQARTRIESMISRLRAMETRS, encoded by the coding sequence ATGGGCGAGCAGGACACTGACAAGTTAGATCTGGTAGCACTTGAGGCTCGCGTCGACGACCTCATCCGAACGGTCGAACAGTTAAAAACTGAAAACACGGCTCTGCGTGGCCAGCAAACGAGCCTTGTGACCGAACGTGCCGCACTGATTGAAAAGACCGAACAGGCGCGCACCCGCATTGAGTCCATGATATCCCGCCTCAGAGCAATGGAAACGCGCTCATGA
- a CDS encoding UPF0149 family protein, with product MEYVQEIPGPVPSFDDVREALGQIGASTGAAEWHGLVCGQICAIGGVDEGSCLREVLGEHQVDEGMLDESCVVLRALARDTVRQFSPMEWGFYPLLPDDEEPMPVRSAAVGEWCRGFLYGIRQGGVGEDAWLSDDCR from the coding sequence GTGGAATACGTACAGGAAATACCTGGTCCTGTGCCTAGCTTTGATGATGTGCGCGAGGCCCTAGGGCAGATCGGCGCCAGCACGGGTGCCGCAGAATGGCATGGGTTGGTCTGCGGTCAGATCTGCGCTATCGGTGGGGTAGACGAAGGATCCTGTCTTCGAGAAGTACTAGGCGAGCATCAGGTGGATGAAGGGATGCTGGATGAGTCTTGCGTCGTGCTACGAGCCCTCGCCAGGGATACGGTGCGGCAGTTTAGTCCTATGGAATGGGGATTTTACCCCTTGCTTCCGGATGATGAAGAGCCGATGCCGGTACGGAGCGCGGCAGTGGGTGAGTGGTGCCGGGGTTTTCTGTACGGGATCCGTCAAGGCGGGGTCGGCGAAGATGCTTGGTTATCAGACGATTGCAGGTAA